A genomic window from Planococcus rifietoensis includes:
- a CDS encoding GNAT family N-acetyltransferase, which yields MMIRRARVSDAQGIAKVHVDSWITTYRNIVPDEYLDGLKYLEREKQWERNLQHSTAFVAENEAGEVIGFADGGKERSGDYPDIEGEVYSIYILKAYQGQGVGKLLMQAISKELLDRDIQSMLVWVLKENQSSGFYEKLGGKVIDEKHIKIAGKQIPELAYEWVDIDRIVNRDE from the coding sequence ATGATGATTAGAAGAGCGAGAGTTTCGGACGCCCAAGGAATTGCAAAAGTCCATGTAGACAGTTGGATTACCACTTACCGCAATATTGTCCCAGATGAATATTTGGATGGGCTGAAATACCTTGAAAGAGAGAAGCAATGGGAGCGCAACTTGCAGCATTCCACAGCGTTCGTTGCAGAAAATGAAGCGGGAGAAGTCATCGGCTTTGCAGACGGCGGCAAGGAACGGTCCGGTGACTACCCGGACATAGAAGGAGAAGTGTATTCCATCTATATCCTGAAAGCCTATCAAGGACAAGGTGTCGGAAAACTGCTGATGCAGGCAATAAGCAAGGAGTTGTTGGACCGTGACATTCAGTCCATGCTTGTTTGGGTGCTCAAGGAGAATCAATCCAGCGGCTTTTATGAAAAGTTGGGCGGCAAAGTCATCGACGAAAAACACATAAAAATCGCCGGCAAACAAATACCCGAACTTGCTTACGAATGGGTAGATATCGACCGGATAGTGAATAGAGATGAATAA
- a CDS encoding Ig-like domain-containing protein, which translates to MKRAVIFTVILMMFQLVSGMVPVFADGGDGLPPKVVSIDVSPKEVNVGEKIKVSAEVVDDISGVRRVSARFNSPSDNRSISIDLAENPITGLFEGSYQIQENDEGGQWTFHYIAAHDNASNLELYYSSSFQNSLDYIVLNAGGDGTPPKVVSMEVSPKEVNVGEKIKVSAEVVDDISGIRRVSARFNSPSDNRSISIDLTENPTTGLFEGSYQIQENDEGGQWIFHYIAAHDNASNLELYYSGSFQNSLDYTVLNEDGDGTPPKVEFLEVSSKEVSIGEEVMVKASVVDDISGVRRVSARFNSPSANRNISIDLNLNPETGLFEGSYQIEFNDEVGQWTFHYIAAHDNASNLELYYTQDFIGVSENLNFIVKRGESDLENPSINDPALPYAVTTKNEAWINKTIDKDLYIGPNSTITIADDVTITGDVYVYGTLITHGGLSIGGTLNAKTVTYGSTSYAAPGAVRVIGGVNSIRSTSVSNQAYPVPFDIHSEDLTNDMDTAVIKGKTLPFLDVTMQGNPVSLEADGSFTATADPVTSDGISFNLRDVFGNNMKKQISVTDVVAPAEVQNFSVSKTTATELQVSWNANSEQDLNGYELYLNGEFVEAVSADTLDYTFIGLEEGTSYDVAIAAADFNDNVGETVKASGTTLLSKPVVEPINDKSTSVTGQAAVGTTILIAAGEEEIASGKVSSDGNFAIEIPAQKAGTELSISTSNEAGIVSEKAIITVEDKTAPETPKAETVSDKDTMINGTAEAGAAIAIKLGDNTIGEGSADESGNFSIAITKQQAGDKLTVIATDAAGNASEALSITVVDMTAPKAPTVEKVTDKMVSVKGTVEAGSSISVNQGSAEIGTATADAQGNYAVSIAKQTAGTELNVTATDKAGNVSEATMVTVQDGTAPSAPSVEEVTDKSTTVSGTAEAGSNVSVKTGSKELAKSITDKEGNFEVSIAKQKAGTKLIITATDTAGNTSEATEIIISDVTAPEIPSVNPVTHKTTEITGSAEALGKVSVSKDSKVIASGIATEEGTYRIAIDPQPVDTKLEVTVADQAGNISGKASVLVEKAAPEETTRISGKSRYGTAIAISKEGWETADTVVLATAGDFPDALAGGPLAFQEDAPILLTRTGNLTDETKAEIKRLGAKKVIILGSKGAVSLEVEEEVKQMGIITERIGGKNRFDTAALIAERLDSAEAVIAYGLNFPDVLSVSAYAAKNGIPILLTRTDKLPAETAAALKSTSKTHVIGSTGAVAEAVFNSLPNPVRYGGKNRYETGLEVNNKLMMGTEKAFIATGSNFPDALAGSVLAAKNDAPILLVKEQVIPDATAEQLNAYEAYSIFGGTGAVGEIVREQLDQQLKN; encoded by the coding sequence ATGAAGAGAGCAGTAATATTTACAGTGATTTTAATGATGTTCCAGTTAGTTTCTGGGATGGTTCCGGTGTTTGCGGATGGCGGCGATGGACTTCCACCTAAGGTAGTTTCTATAGATGTAAGTCCAAAAGAAGTGAACGTCGGAGAGAAAATAAAGGTAAGCGCTGAGGTAGTTGATGACATTTCTGGGGTTAGACGTGTCAGTGCAAGGTTTAATTCTCCATCAGATAATCGGAGTATTAGCATCGATTTAGCTGAAAACCCAATAACAGGCTTGTTTGAAGGGTCATATCAAATTCAGGAGAACGATGAAGGTGGTCAATGGACTTTCCATTATATTGCCGCACATGATAATGCCTCTAACTTGGAGTTGTACTACTCGAGTAGCTTTCAGAATTCCTTAGATTACATAGTGCTAAATGCAGGCGGAGATGGAACACCTCCAAAAGTAGTTTCTATGGAGGTAAGTCCGAAGGAAGTGAACGTTGGAGAGAAAATAAAGGTAAGTGCTGAGGTAGTTGATGATATTTCTGGGATTAGACGTGTCAGTGCGAGGTTTAATTCTCCATCAGATAATCGGAGTATTAGCATCGATTTAACTGAAAACCCAACAACAGGCTTGTTTGAAGGGTCATATCAAATTCAGGAGAACGATGAAGGTGGTCAATGGATTTTCCATTATATTGCCGCACATGATAATGCCTCTAACTTGGAGTTGTACTACTCGGGAAGTTTTCAGAATTCCTTAGATTATACAGTGTTAAATGAAGACGGGGACGGGACACCTCCCAAAGTAGAATTTTTAGAGGTTAGTTCAAAAGAGGTTTCTATTGGGGAAGAAGTGATGGTAAAGGCTTCGGTAGTAGACGATATTTCGGGAGTAAGGCGTGTAAGTGCAAGGTTCAATTCTCCGTCAGCCAATCGAAATATAAGTATTGACTTAAACCTCAACCCAGAAACTGGTTTATTCGAAGGTTCCTATCAAATTGAATTTAACGATGAGGTCGGTCAATGGACCTTCCATTACATTGCCGCACATGACAATGCATCGAATCTAGAATTGTACTATACACAAGATTTCATAGGAGTAAGTGAAAACTTAAACTTTATAGTAAAACGTGGTGAAAGCGACCTAGAAAACCCATCAATCAACGATCCTGCACTCCCATATGCAGTAACTACAAAAAATGAAGCATGGATCAACAAAACCATCGATAAAGATCTCTACATCGGTCCAAATTCGACAATTACGATTGCGGATGATGTGACCATCACAGGAGATGTGTATGTTTACGGGACGCTTATCACGCACGGCGGTCTCAGCATCGGCGGCACGTTGAATGCGAAAACCGTGACGTATGGTTCGACTTCCTATGCAGCTCCTGGAGCAGTAAGAGTCATTGGTGGGGTGAACTCGATTCGCTCGACTAGTGTATCGAACCAAGCGTACCCGGTTCCTTTTGATATCCACAGCGAAGATCTGACGAACGACATGGATACAGCCGTAATTAAAGGGAAAACTTTGCCGTTCTTGGATGTGACGATGCAAGGAAACCCAGTGTCGCTTGAAGCGGATGGTTCGTTCACGGCCACTGCAGATCCGGTAACTTCCGACGGAATCAGCTTCAATTTGCGGGATGTTTTCGGAAATAATATGAAAAAGCAAATCTCAGTGACAGATGTTGTAGCACCAGCGGAAGTTCAAAACTTCTCCGTTTCAAAAACAACAGCGACTGAACTCCAAGTATCATGGAATGCGAACTCCGAGCAAGACCTTAACGGATATGAACTCTATTTGAACGGTGAATTCGTAGAAGCAGTCTCTGCCGATACGCTTGACTATACGTTCATTGGGCTTGAAGAAGGTACGTCATATGATGTTGCCATCGCAGCGGCTGATTTCAATGACAATGTCGGCGAGACCGTTAAAGCTAGCGGCACCACTTTGCTTTCGAAACCGGTAGTAGAGCCGATTAATGATAAATCGACTTCTGTAACCGGACAAGCGGCTGTAGGCACTACTATTTTGATTGCCGCAGGCGAGGAAGAAATCGCTTCAGGCAAAGTGAGTTCAGATGGTAACTTCGCGATTGAAATCCCAGCTCAAAAAGCGGGTACTGAATTATCGATATCCACAAGCAATGAAGCAGGTATTGTCAGCGAAAAGGCCATCATCACAGTCGAAGACAAAACAGCTCCTGAAACGCCAAAGGCAGAAACGGTTTCCGATAAAGACACGATGATCAATGGAACAGCAGAAGCGGGTGCTGCAATCGCAATTAAACTCGGGGACAACACAATTGGAGAAGGCTCAGCTGATGAATCAGGAAACTTCTCCATAGCGATAACAAAACAGCAAGCAGGCGATAAGCTAACGGTCATCGCCACAGATGCAGCTGGAAACGCTAGTGAAGCACTCAGCATTACTGTTGTTGATATGACTGCTCCCAAAGCGCCAACTGTAGAAAAAGTAACGGATAAAATGGTTTCAGTAAAAGGAACTGTAGAAGCAGGATCTTCAATTAGCGTAAATCAAGGATCGGCGGAAATCGGGACAGCTACAGCTGATGCACAAGGAAATTATGCGGTCTCTATTGCTAAACAGACGGCTGGAACAGAGTTGAACGTAACCGCCACTGATAAAGCAGGAAACGTAAGTGAAGCAACGATGGTAACAGTTCAGGATGGCACTGCTCCATCTGCCCCTTCAGTAGAAGAGGTCACTGACAAATCAACTACTGTGTCTGGAACTGCAGAAGCAGGGTCGAATGTTTCGGTGAAAACTGGATCAAAAGAACTTGCCAAGAGTATTACAGACAAAGAGGGAAATTTCGAAGTAAGCATTGCAAAACAAAAAGCAGGAACTAAGTTGATAATCACGGCGACTGATACAGCCGGAAATACAAGTGAAGCGACAGAAATAATAATTTCAGACGTAACCGCTCCTGAAATCCCATCTGTAAACCCAGTGACGCATAAGACAACTGAAATTACAGGTTCTGCAGAAGCACTCGGCAAAGTGTCGGTATCGAAAGATTCAAAAGTTATTGCGAGCGGAATAGCTACGGAAGAGGGGACTTACCGAATTGCGATCGATCCACAACCAGTCGATACGAAACTGGAAGTGACCGTAGCAGATCAAGCAGGAAATATAAGTGGAAAAGCGAGCGTACTAGTAGAGAAAGCTGCACCGGAAGAAACGACGCGAATTTCCGGGAAGAGCCGTTATGGCACAGCCATCGCCATTTCCAAAGAAGGTTGGGAAACAGCTGATACCGTCGTACTTGCAACTGCGGGTGATTTCCCGGATGCATTAGCGGGCGGGCCATTGGCATTCCAAGAAGATGCTCCGATCCTATTGACGCGTACAGGAAATTTAACAGATGAAACGAAAGCAGAAATTAAACGGCTTGGCGCTAAAAAGGTAATTATCCTTGGCAGCAAAGGCGCAGTTTCTTTAGAGGTTGAAGAAGAAGTGAAACAAATGGGCATTATCACAGAGCGAATTGGCGGCAAAAACCGTTTTGATACGGCCGCTTTGATTGCCGAACGCCTTGATTCTGCAGAAGCAGTGATTGCCTATGGATTGAACTTCCCTGACGTATTGTCTGTATCGGCATATGCAGCGAAAAACGGTATTCCTATCTTACTGACACGTACAGATAAACTACCTGCTGAAACGGCAGCTGCACTCAAGTCGACGTCGAAAACGCATGTCATCGGCAGCACCGGTGCCGTGGCAGAAGCAGTATTCAATTCATTGCCAAATCCTGTTCGCTACGGGGGCAAGAACCGTTATGAAACAGGATTAGAAGTAAATAACAAACTTATGATGGGCACAGAAAAAGCCTTTATCGCAACGGGATCGAATTTCCCGGATGCACTGGCAGGATCGGTTCTGGCAGCGAAAAACGATGCGCCGATTTTGTTGGTAAAAGAACAAGTGATTCCAGATGCGACAGCCGAACAATTGAATGCTTATGAAGCGTACTCAATTTTTGGCGGCACCGGTGCAGTCGGCGAGATTGTACGGGAACAATTGGACCAGCAATTGAAGAATTAA
- a CDS encoding ribose-phosphate diphosphokinase — MAYQLRDNFKLFSLNSNQELAQEIADHLGCELGKNSITHFSDGEIQIHIEESVRGAEVYVVQSTSQPGHEHVMELLIMIDALKRASADSITAVIPYYGYARQDRKASSREPITAKLVANMLVKAGVDHVITMDFHAPQVQGFFNIPVDQLLGITELSQHFINKNLEDAIVVAPDNGGLTRARRLADRLDVPIGFIDKRKMPGEAETMNIVGDIKGKNAVIIVDIVDTAKTISDAANLLVENGAKAVYACCTHAVLSGDSVQRIQNSALTELVVTNTIHVPKEKRIPKITILSIAPLLAEAIEHVHNEKPVSPLFEG, encoded by the coding sequence GTGGCTTATCAATTAAGAGACAATTTCAAGCTATTTTCGTTGAATTCAAATCAGGAACTGGCTCAGGAGATCGCGGATCATCTCGGCTGTGAGCTGGGCAAGAACTCCATCACCCATTTTAGCGATGGGGAAATTCAAATCCATATCGAAGAAAGCGTGCGTGGTGCGGAAGTTTATGTCGTCCAATCGACTTCGCAGCCAGGACACGAACACGTCATGGAATTATTGATCATGATCGACGCCTTGAAGCGGGCATCGGCAGACTCCATCACAGCGGTCATTCCATATTACGGCTACGCGCGTCAAGACCGGAAAGCGAGTTCACGTGAACCGATCACGGCGAAACTCGTGGCGAACATGCTGGTAAAAGCGGGTGTGGACCACGTTATCACGATGGATTTCCACGCACCGCAAGTACAAGGCTTCTTCAATATCCCGGTTGACCAACTGCTCGGCATTACCGAGTTATCGCAGCATTTCATCAATAAAAACCTCGAAGATGCCATTGTCGTAGCACCGGACAATGGCGGATTGACCAGAGCGCGCAGACTTGCGGATCGCTTGGACGTCCCAATCGGCTTTATCGACAAGCGCAAAATGCCAGGCGAAGCTGAGACGATGAACATCGTCGGAGACATCAAAGGCAAAAACGCAGTTATCATCGTCGACATCGTCGATACAGCGAAGACTATTTCAGACGCAGCGAACCTACTCGTGGAAAATGGCGCGAAAGCTGTCTACGCTTGCTGTACGCATGCCGTGTTGTCCGGCGATTCCGTTCAACGCATCCAAAACTCCGCGTTGACGGAACTCGTGGTCACTAACACAATCCATGTGCCGAAAGAAAAACGCATCCCGAAAATCACTATCCTATCTATCGCGCCATTGCTTGCAGAAGCAATCGAGCACGTGCACAATGAAAAGCCAGTCAGTCCTTTGTTTGAAGGATGA
- a CDS encoding ABC transporter permease subunit: protein MKRLWTILTKFLFGVIGIILISAAPALFNGSSFLDFRSYGNALQLIFTGFTTPSEWTLSYRIPGSLETIPVSFEKFLSGPYMYSMSIFLMALALAFVSAFILSFAVLLSKGALKRSMLEIIKVLQSFPDFAYIFLIQIGVIAIFQQTGFLLLSFYSLGGEEIYLAPVVCLSVVPAVLFLKLFILLYEEEQRYPYVELARSKGLSHFEVLWKHCTSNVLRSVFYQSKSIVWLALSALLIIEHLFGVEGILYYLRNDFSAKGIAFILLSVFIPFFIFYALVELWLGKYEIERNAVFSKFNLRLFDLNEIQASLRSLFAKQQSASMRTASYKNPRIFIPAFIVLGLLTASILYGVFTGDAIAQTNYVYDEEGSIESSAPHSPSAEILFGTDPYGYSIAQQLMVGMKYTIVLSLLIASLRIVFGYLLGLVYTFFFTDKLRHFVNSIAEGMHFLPLTLMTYILLLPVLISYGQWELSLTERLLFQVLIMSLVVLPITTSAIGNEMNDTLKKEYVISSVLMGGSMSWILSKHIQPELWPKLVLMWVQHIIQVLQMFVHLGILNIFVGGALAQPDSPRLVPEIYELSGMIAISREVFSTNQVWMILPPLAVFMILIYCFITIAEGLTQKQLPVVQPEVEDARDSVKNLDTRPSFTRIRYAEANKE, encoded by the coding sequence ATGAAAAGGCTTTGGACGATTTTGACGAAATTTCTATTTGGCGTGATCGGCATTATTTTAATCAGTGCGGCTCCAGCTTTATTTAATGGTAGTTCTTTTTTGGATTTCCGTTCTTACGGAAATGCTTTGCAACTGATCTTCACCGGGTTTACGACTCCTTCTGAGTGGACCTTGAGTTACCGCATTCCGGGTTCTCTTGAGACGATTCCGGTATCCTTCGAGAAGTTCTTAAGCGGCCCTTATATGTATTCAATGTCCATTTTCCTCATGGCACTGGCATTAGCTTTCGTTTCAGCCTTTATTCTTTCCTTTGCCGTGTTGTTGTCGAAAGGCGCCTTGAAGCGCTCGATGCTGGAAATCATTAAGGTCCTTCAGTCTTTCCCTGATTTTGCCTACATATTCTTGATCCAAATTGGCGTCATCGCCATTTTTCAACAGACCGGTTTTTTGCTTCTGAGCTTTTACAGCCTAGGCGGCGAGGAGATTTACTTGGCGCCCGTCGTGTGTTTATCGGTCGTGCCCGCGGTATTGTTTTTGAAGCTGTTTATTTTATTGTACGAAGAAGAACAGCGATACCCTTATGTGGAACTCGCACGTTCCAAAGGGCTGAGCCATTTTGAGGTTCTATGGAAGCATTGCACGTCCAATGTATTGAGAAGCGTGTTCTATCAATCCAAATCGATTGTATGGCTGGCGCTTTCTGCACTATTGATCATCGAGCATTTATTCGGAGTCGAAGGCATTCTGTATTATTTGCGCAATGATTTCAGCGCGAAAGGCATTGCGTTCATTTTATTGAGCGTATTCATTCCGTTCTTCATTTTCTATGCGCTAGTGGAATTATGGCTCGGGAAATACGAGATCGAGCGAAATGCGGTATTTAGCAAATTCAATTTGCGCCTCTTCGACTTAAATGAAATCCAGGCTAGCCTTCGCTCGCTTTTTGCAAAACAACAATCTGCTTCGATGCGCACAGCATCTTATAAGAATCCGCGTATCTTCATTCCTGCATTTATTGTGCTCGGCCTGTTAACGGCGAGCATCCTTTATGGCGTATTCACAGGCGATGCCATCGCACAAACGAATTATGTGTACGACGAAGAAGGCAGCATTGAAAGCAGCGCGCCGCATTCACCTTCCGCAGAGATCCTGTTCGGTACAGACCCATACGGCTATTCGATCGCCCAGCAATTAATGGTCGGCATGAAATACACCATTGTCTTGAGTCTATTGATTGCCAGCTTGCGCATCGTCTTCGGCTATCTACTCGGCCTGGTCTACACCTTTTTCTTTACCGACAAGCTGCGGCATTTCGTTAATTCGATCGCAGAAGGCATGCATTTTTTGCCGCTGACGTTAATGACTTATATTTTATTGCTGCCAGTCCTGATCAGTTACGGACAATGGGAGCTGAGTTTAACGGAGCGTCTGCTCTTCCAAGTGTTGATCATGTCACTCGTCGTCTTGCCGATCACGACAAGCGCCATCGGGAATGAAATGAACGACACCTTGAAAAAAGAGTATGTCATCAGTTCGGTCTTGATGGGCGGGTCGATGAGCTGGATCCTCTCGAAGCATATCCAGCCGGAGCTATGGCCGAAACTCGTGTTGATGTGGGTGCAGCACATCATTCAAGTACTGCAGATGTTCGTTCACCTTGGCATCTTGAACATCTTTGTCGGCGGCGCTCTTGCCCAACCCGATTCGCCGCGGCTTGTTCCGGAAATTTACGAACTCTCGGGGATGATCGCTATTTCCCGGGAAGTTTTCTCCACGAATCAAGTCTGGATGATCCTCCCGCCTTTAGCTGTGTTCATGATTTTGATCTATTGCTTTATCACGATCGCTGAAGGGCTTACGCAGAAACAATTACCTGTTGTGCAGCCGGAAGTAGAAGATGCACGGGATTCTGTGAAGAACTTAGACACGAGACCTTCTTTTACACGCATTCGCTATGCAGAAGCCAATAAAGAATGA